From the Stigmatella aurantiaca genome, the window AGCTCGGCATCGAGAATCTTCAGCCCCTCGGACTGGATGACCTTCTCGCCAATGAGCGCCAGGGGCTTGAGCAGAAACGGCAGCTTGAGGGAAATCTCTCCCTCCATGGTGCGCTCGGTCTCGCCGTTGACGTCCCTCAGGCGCAGCACGCCGGTGTTCACCATCATCTTGGAGATGGCGTTGGAGGTGGGCACGTTGGCGAACGTCAGCTCCTTGGTGCGCTTGTCATAGGTGGACGTCTCGACGAAGGCGAACCACTCGGGGGGAACCTTCTTGGGGCCAATGGCGCTGATGACGGGCTTGGGGCGGTAGCGGATCCGCCGGCGGACGACGTTGCCCTCGTCTTTGACTTCCAGCGTCTGCACCTCCAAGAGCACGCCGTGGTGCTTGAGCAGAAAATCGGAGTACCGCTCGTCGAACAACGCGCGCTCCACCTCGTCCACCGTCCCCTGAATCCGCTGCCGCGCTTCGAACCGCATACACCCTCCTGTCGAGTAGGCGGATGCGTCTAGCGGAAAGCCCGCCGGGGCACCAGAGGTCCGCCCAGGGCACCATCCTCGAACGCACACCGGTCCACCCACTCGGTGGCCGCCTTCTTGAAGGCGGGTCCAAAATCCGGCAGTGCCCCCACCTCGTGCCTCACCGCGCCGCAGTCCCCGGCGAGGTAGGAGGATTCCACCACCAGCCGCAGGGTCTCCCGGCGCAGGGCCTCGGACAGTGGTGGGGTGGCCTCCAGCGTCTGGCGCAGGTGCTCCACCGCGAGCGTGGGCTCGCCCACCTGGTGCAGCCGCCGCCCCAGCAGGTAGTGGAGGATGGGGTCCTTGGGCGTTGTCTCCAGCGCCCAGGCCAGGCGCACCAGGCGCAGGTCCTCGCGCGGGTCCCGGAAGAAGCGCTCCAGGGTCTCCAGGCGCGAGGGGGAGTCGATCGCGGAGAGCTTCACCTGGGCGGTGCGCTCCAGCTCGGGGCTGGGCGCCAGGGCGAGCACCCGCTCCAGGTACCGCCGGGCCCCTTCGAGCTGCGTCAGGCGCAGGGCCATGTCCGCCTGCCTCATCGCCACCTCGGCCTCCAGCGCGGGCTGGGCCTGGGCCTTTTCGGCCAGGCGCGCCAGCAACTGGGCCGCCTCGGCCGTCTGGTCGAGCTGATCCAGCGCGGAGGCCTGGCCCAGCTGGTAGGTGGGCTCCTCGGGCTGGAGCGACGCGGCGCGCTGGTAGAGCCGCAGGGACTCCTCCGGGTCTCCCAGGATGGAGCTGGCGGCCGCCTCGGACAGCCGCGCCACCTCGCGCGCGCAGGTGCGGGAGAAGAGGCTGCCGGTGCGGAAGCGCAAGAGGGCGCGGCTCAACGCCGCCTCGTCCAGCGGCAGGGAGTCCAGGAAGCGCTCCCACTCGGTGGCGAGCTCGTACACGGAGCGGCCGTAGGCGGCGGGGAAGTCCGCGTGGGCATAGAGGGTGCGGACCTTCTCCGCGCCGTAGGTGTCCGCCAGATAACGGATGAAGGAGCCCGCGACGGTGTACGCGCGCGTGGGCGCGGCCTGGTAGAAGCTCTCGGGGCCCATCAGCCCGCGCATGTCCGGCGCCAGCCCCTGCCGGCGCATGCCCGCCGCCCACTGGTGCAGCGTGAGGTCCCCCTGGATGGGGTCATCCGCGGCGACCGCGTAGCCTTCAATCACGCCCATCAGCGGCCACACCCCGAAGCGGGTGGTGACGCGGAAGGGGCCGCTGCCCGCGGGGGCCGCCATCACGTGCGCCAGCTCGTGGTGGAGGGTGGAGTGGGGGAAGGGGCGCTCGTTGATGTGCAGCTCGTAGCGCCAGGGCTTGGCGAACTGGGTCCTCCCGGCGCCCACCAGCTCCTGTTTCTCCTCGTCCGAGCGGTAGAGGTAGACGTGGATCGTCTCCGTGGGGGCCTGGCCGAGGAAGCGGGCGAGCTGGGCGTGGCGGAACTCCAGGTCCCTCGCCATGCGCTCCACGTCCTGCCGGGGCTTGCCGCGCGGGTAGTGCAGGCGGAAGTGGGGCGTGTCCCGGACCCCGCCGAGGCGCTCGGAGAGGGTGGCGTCGTTCATTCGCAGCCCCAGCGCGGGGGCCTGTACCTCGATGAAGGCGATGCTTCCCAGGAGCAGCGCCAGCAACCCTCCCGTGCCCAGCCCCACGCGCGGCCGGGCGAGGCGGCCTTCCCGCACGTCCAGGCTCAGGGCCGCCAGCAGCGCCAGC encodes:
- a CDS encoding tetratricopeptide repeat protein, whose product is MQQVPSSRVLALLRRRAVFCVVGALALGGSALVFLPLFGVPGFELGLALAIAVGTLGGGVGIAAAAQERRILRGEEPRWKDLPRPERPGVAVAHALGTALLLNTAVLLPPFLSATLFAWLTTPCDPFELVGFYPLLTLPSAALAAAAGVLCGFGVQRPGRAVLAYAGLVLASGLLTAWPIVFGPQVYAFNHFLGHLPGPLYDEALEVTPRLAWFRLETLLGASVLALLAALSLDVREGRLARPRVGLGTGGLLALLLGSIAFIEVQAPALGLRMNDATLSERLGGVRDTPHFRLHYPRGKPRQDVERMARDLEFRHAQLARFLGQAPTETIHVYLYRSDEEKQELVGAGRTQFAKPWRYELHINERPFPHSTLHHELAHVMAAPAGSGPFRVTTRFGVWPLMGVIEGYAVAADDPIQGDLTLHQWAAGMRRQGLAPDMRGLMGPESFYQAAPTRAYTVAGSFIRYLADTYGAEKVRTLYAHADFPAAYGRSVYELATEWERFLDSLPLDEAALSRALLRFRTGSLFSRTCAREVARLSEAAASSILGDPEESLRLYQRAASLQPEEPTYQLGQASALDQLDQTAEAAQLLARLAEKAQAQPALEAEVAMRQADMALRLTQLEGARRYLERVLALAPSPELERTAQVKLSAIDSPSRLETLERFFRDPREDLRLVRLAWALETTPKDPILHYLLGRRLHQVGEPTLAVEHLRQTLEATPPLSEALRRETLRLVVESSYLAGDCGAVRHEVGALPDFGPAFKKAATEWVDRCAFEDGALGGPLVPRRAFR